One Cydia pomonella isolate Wapato2018A chromosome 14, ilCydPomo1, whole genome shotgun sequence DNA segment encodes these proteins:
- the LOC133524871 gene encoding bromodomain-containing protein 4-like, whose amino-acid sequence MSSESVNIAEKQLIVEVLELYKGFPCLWDSSHELYCNKDARSQALQIILDKWKTGYPQATTEEVKKKLEHLRAAYRRERKKVESSKSTGAGLGDVYTPSLWYYPYLTFLHEKTMPVSQGIDNIQGTPDSDSEEPVTKKVKSSTKRQNELYKKQEELIQSAAELIKDSNSQDTSADAFGRSVSFQLKELPKVQRCIAEKIIGELLFYAKLGELTLDTSINFKKNIHTATQYSYYTHPYRSHIYPHHAFPSSTSPQYSQTSQSPKYSHTSSEQSQPSQSPQHSINLNKNLHTGTQSSYHTHPYRNHLYQQHSLPSSPSPQYIQQPSPSPQYSQPSPSPQYIQQPSPSPQYSQPSPAPSPQQSTPSLPQTPADSITLHSADTHLSQVLLPADTLLELTPSGETQHNEPDTRGSGNMDVFRGTGKQLQEFLIFKK is encoded by the exons ATGTCGTCTGAATCCGTAAATATAGCTGAAAAACAATTAATAGTGGAAGTGTTAGAACTTTACAAAGGTTTTCCGTGTTTGTGGGATTCAAGTCACGAACTTTACTGCAACAAAGATGCCCGCAGTCAAGCGttacaaataattttagataaatGGAAAACGGGTTACCCGCAGGCTACTACAgaggaagttaaaaaaaaactggaacACCTTAGAGCTGCGTATAGACGTGAACGAAAGAAG GTGGAATCCAGCAAATCAACTGGAGCTGGGTTGGGAGACGTGTACACGCCGTCCCTGTGGTACTATCCATATTTGACATTTCTTCATGAGAAGACTATGCCGGTATCCCAGGGAATCGATAATATACAAGGAACTCCAGATTCAGATAGCGAG GAACCTGTAACAAAAAAGGTAAAGAGTTCAACCAAGCGGCAAAATGAACTGTACAAGAAACAAGAAGAACTGATTCAGTCTGCGGCAGAATTAATCAAAGACAGCAACTCGCAGGACACCTCAGCCGATGCCTTTGGACGCTCAGTGAGCTTTCAGTTGAAAGAATTACCAAAAGTTCAAAGATGCATAGCCGAAAAAATAATTGGAGAACTACTGTTCTACGCTAAATTAGGAGAGCTTACTTTAGATACTTccataaactttaaaaaaaacatacatactgCCACACAATACTCCTACTACACCCACCCTTATAGAAGCCATATTTATCCGCATCATGCATTCCCGTCCTCAACGTCTCCTCAATATTCACAAACATCACAGTCACCTAAATATTCACACACATCATCTGAACAATCGCAACCATCACAGTCTCCTCAACAttcaataaacttaaataaaaacttacatACTGGCACACAATCCTCATACCACACTCACCCATATAGAAACCATTTATATCAGCAACATTCATTACCGTCCTCACCATCTCCTCAATATATACAACAACCATCCCCGTCTCCTCAATATTCACAACCATCACCGTCCCCTCAATACATACAACAACCATCCCCGTCTCCTCAGTATTCACAACCATCACCGGCACCGTCCCCTCAACAATCGACACCCTCTCTACCACAAACACCGGCAGATTCGATTACTCTTCATTCAGCAGACACACATTTGAGTCAAGTTTTATTACCAGCTGACACTCTACTTGAGTTGACCCCAAGTGGGGAAACACAACATAATGAGCCAGACACTAGAGGAAGTGGTAATATGGATGTTTTTAGGGGCACAGGAAAACAACTTCAAGAATtcttgatttttaaaaaataa
- the LOC133524870 gene encoding uncharacterized protein LOC133524870, translated as MVRRTDGPVRCALHATPPHPYKHRPVLFVLRNGEVDMPPTLSKQTKIALVVASVVAITPIKKQRKKRKQWAKFYLKNRESYSHVRLVRDLDDDDFRIYLRMSSDSFSELLELVKPYITKTDTVMRKAVTAEERLLATLKYLASGREFSELKFGTSISSQLLSEIIPETCHAICKVLKNYMKVPETESEWLQIAKDFEQKWQFNHCLGAMDGKHILIEKPPNSGSTYYNYKGTFSIVLLGIVNANYEFIYVNAGTNGSISDGGVFNHTSFHDKMLSDQLNLPRPSVLPSSDIVAPYCLVADSAFAMNENLLKPYPQKNLTHDKRIYNYRLSRARRIVENTFGILAERFRVFKKPITMNVKKVPIIVMASCLLHNFLRKKSTNYVTGNCVDREDTTNNTFRPGDWRNNNISVNLNRTDRQRTAEGNAARQIFTEYFNNQGRVDFQERMINVLNI; from the exons ATGGTGCGTCGAACCGACGGACCGGTGCGGTGCGCTCTACACGCCACACCACCGCACCCGTACAAACACCGTCCAGTGCTTTTCGTGCTACGGAACGGTGAGGTCGACATGCCTCCGACTTTATCCAAACAAACTAAAATCGCGTTAGTTGTGGCATCCGTCGTAGCTATTACACCTATCAAAAAGCAgaggaaaaaaagaaaacaatggGCAAAATTCTATTTAAAAAACCGAGAGTCATACAGTCATGTGCGACTTGTGAGAGACCTTGATGATGACGATTTTCGTATATATCTCCGAATGAGTTCCGATTCATTTAGTGAATTGCTTGAACTTGTGAAACCATATATAACTAAAACCGATACAGTCATGAGAAAAGCTGTGACAGCTGAAGAGAGATTGCTAGCAACCTTAAAATATCTCGCGTCAGGGAGAGAATTCAGCGAACTCAAATTTGGTACAAGTATATCATCGCAACTGTTGTCTGAGATAATACCAGAGACCTGTCACGCAATATGTAAAGTGCTTAAAAACTATATGAAG GTTCCTGAAACAGAAAGTGAATGGCTACAAATAGCAAAAGACTTTGAACAAAAATGGCAGTTCAATCATTGTTTAGGTGCAATGGACGGGAAACATATTCTTATCGAAAAGCCACCAAACTCCGGTTCAACGTATTACAATTACAAGGGAACTTTTAGCATAGTTTTGCTTGGCATTGTTAATGCCAATTACGAATTTATTTACGTAAATGCAGGTACCAATGGAAGTATTTCTGATGGTGGAGTATTTAATCACACATCATTTCATGATAAAATGTTGTCTGATCAACTGAATTTACCACGACCATCTGTGTTGCCGTCATCTGATATAGTTGCTCCATATTGTTTAGTTGCAGACAGTGCATTTGCCATGAATGAAAATCTTCTAAAGCCCTACCCACAGAAAAACTTGACACATGACAAAAGAATATACAACTATAGACTTTCCAGAGCTAGGAGAATTGTAGAAAACACATTCGGTATATTAGCTGAACGCTTTAGGGTATTCAAAAAACCCATCACAATGAATGTTAAAAAAGTACCAATAATAGTAATGGCTTCATGTTTACTACACAACTTTCTAAGAAAAAAGTCTACAAACTACGTCACAGGGAATTGTGTCGATCGGGAAGATACTACAAACAATACTTTCCGTCCAGGAGATTGGCGGAATAATAATATCTCAGTAAATCTCAATAGAACAGATAGACAGCGTACTGCAGAAGGTAATGCGGCGAGACAGATATTCACAGAATATTTTAACAATCAAGGCCGTGTTGATTTTCAAGAAAGAATGATTAATGTGCTAAATATTTAA